DNA from Amorphoplanes friuliensis DSM 7358:
ACGCCGAGCGACTCCACCGCCCGGGCCCGGATCTCGGCCAGGCGTGCGGCGCTCGCCCCCAGCACCGAGCACCCGGCCCACGGCAGGCCGGGATGCACCGACCCGCCGGCGTCCTTGGCCTCCGGGCCGATCAGCCCCGTCACCGCCGTCGTGGTGGCCGCCGCCACGCAGATCGCGGCGTTGGTGGCGCGGCCGGCGGGCAGCTCCTCGTCGACGACGATCACCCACTTGAGCCGGGCGGACCGGGTGGGCTCGTCGGTGCGGATCTCGCCGGGCTCGAACCCGACCTGATTAATACCGTCCATAACCACAGACGGTAGGCATCTGCACGGAGTCTCAGCAATAGATCCGTACTTAATTCGGATAGGCTGCGATGATGGCGCATCTCGACGAACTTGATACGGCGATCCTGCGGGAGCTGCAGGTGGATGCACGGCGCACCAACCGCGACATCGCGGCCGCCGTGGGGGTCTCGCCGACAACCGCGCTCGACCGCACCCGCGCGCTGCGGGAGCGTGGTGTCATCCAGGGCGCCAGTCTCACCGTCGATCTGGCCGCGATCGGGCGCCCGGTGCAGGCGCTGATCGCAGTCCGGATCCGGCCACCGTCGCGGCGCAACATCGAGGCCTTCCGCAACTGGGTGACCGCGCTGCCCGACACGCTCGGCGTCTTCGTCACGACCGGCACCGAGGACTTCCTGATCCACGTCGCCGTCCCCGACAACGAGAGCCTCTACGCGTTTGTCATCGACCGGCTCACCGAGCACGCGCACGTGGCCGACGTACGCACCTCGGTGGTCTACGAGCACTTGCGCAACGACCGGATCACTCCGGCGGGGTGAGCCTGCGCAGCTGGCGGTCGTGGACGCGCGAGAAGACCAGCTGGCTGAGGACCGCGCCGCACAGGGCCAGGAACATGTCCCACTGCGTGTCCCACACGTCGCCCTGGGCGCCGAGGAAGTCGTCCGCCGCGCTGCCGCCGATCAGCGCCGACCACCACTCGAAGAACTCCCAGCAGGCACTCACCGCCAGCACCACGCAGACCACCAGCGCGAAGAGCCAGCCGCCCGGTCGCAGGGGCGTACGCCGCAGCAGGATCTCCCGCGCGACGATCGCCGGCGTGATGCCCTGGAAGAGGTGGCCGAGCCGGTCGTACGGATTGCGGTCCAGCCCCAGCAGGTCCTGCACCCAGTGACCGGCGGGCACCTCGGCGTAGGTCCAGTGGCCACCGATCATCAGGATCAGCGCCTGAGCGAAGATCAGCCGGTAGGCCAGCGGCGACAGCGGGAACCGCCGGTA
Protein-coding regions in this window:
- a CDS encoding DUF2238 domain-containing protein: MTEARREPAVLLGAGVLALGISAINPHSYGTWLLEVLAALIAAPILVLTYRRFPLSPLAYRLIFAQALILMIGGHWTYAEVPAGHWVQDLLGLDRNPYDRLGHLFQGITPAIVAREILLRRTPLRPGGWLFALVVCVVLAVSACWEFFEWWSALIGGSAADDFLGAQGDVWDTQWDMFLALCGAVLSQLVFSRVHDRQLRRLTPPE
- a CDS encoding Lrp/AsnC family transcriptional regulator, producing MAHLDELDTAILRELQVDARRTNRDIAAAVGVSPTTALDRTRALRERGVIQGASLTVDLAAIGRPVQALIAVRIRPPSRRNIEAFRNWVTALPDTLGVFVTTGTEDFLIHVAVPDNESLYAFVIDRLTEHAHVADVRTSVVYEHLRNDRITPAG
- a CDS encoding DUF2000 domain-containing protein, encoding MDGINQVGFEPGEIRTDEPTRSARLKWVIVVDEELPAGRATNAAICVAAATTTAVTGLIGPEAKDAGGSVHPGLPWAGCSVLGASAARLAEIRARAVESLGVFVADMPTQGQSTRVYDEYLRQVGETAPDDLAYHAISLVGPRNRIDKLVHRLGLLA